One Callithrix jacchus isolate 240 chromosome 4, calJac240_pri, whole genome shotgun sequence genomic window, aaaaatatttcagaccATATTTTTAACTGAggacataaaataataaattatatctttCAACACagacaaaatttcaaaaataaattataactatGTGACTAAaacataatattaaaagaaaagaaagcctttTTGTGAGCACCCAAATAATTCCTCCTCTGTACACAGGGACAACAAAAGCATTTTTAGCTTTCAGGTTTCAACAAATCCTGTTGTAACAACAACTCCCTCCCTTCCCCGCCTCTCCTTTCTTAATTCTCCCACATCTCAAAAAATGAGATGGAGAACCTGGTATTTATCTTCTAGCACCATCAGCAGTTTTCACCTCTCAGATTTCGACATTGTCctttatttgctattttcaaGTTAACTTGTTGGAGCTTCATAAAAATACCCagaatttctgaaataaatctCACATATATGGTTCTTCACCATAACTAATTGAGGTTAATTTGAAGACAAGTGACTGAAGGAGTTAAGACAGTGAAAGCTGCTGACAAAAGGTAGGGGAAATAAAACGTGTCTGTAATGTTTAGAGATCTAAGAATAGATCTttcgatattatttagaattttaagttgtaaatctgcttttaaatattatttttgatataaAAAGTCTTGTCTGGATAGCCaactttacattttaatgaaatccaTGGCAGACTTTCTGTTGGCGAATAGTTCAGAAATCGAATGTGCTTAGGTTCTGTTCTGTGTGCACTGTGTTTTAAGACCATGAGAGAGCTTTTGCTGCAGACCAAGTTTTTACATGCGACCCCTCTGCTTTTGCTTGCTTTCACGAGTATTTCTCTACCACCACCACAGCTGCTGAAATAGCGTGCCTTTATTCTCTATGAGACAGAAATTTTCAGAGAACAGGCCACAAATGGTATTATGCTTGTGGCTGGAGAAACTGCGATATAGCTAAAATGCCAGTATATTTGTATGAGCAGAAGGCAACCTGCACATGGAGAACAAATTCTTTCTATAATTCTCTATGCAGAAAAAATGCATTTGAATCCAATATTCAATAGTAAGCAAGCACTGTACTAGCTAAATGCAATGTCATATTGTTTACACTGATTTTGGCTGTCTGTAATTGATCACTGCCAGTACTTGTTAATTGTGATGAACAAACTGTCTTCATGTCTGAAAGCTATAAAATGTATTGATTAATGGGAAGAAAAGGATTATAACTGGTAAGCTGAACATAGACTGATAACATACAAAGGTTATTCAGTCAAAgtagaaagagagggagagagaaaggtaaGCAAGCAGATGCTGTTAGAAAACGTTATAGCAACCCCACAGTTGAAGAATCCCTAAGCTGAAAGTGGTCTGGAGGCAGTAATTTAGCAAGCTGGCTGGAGTCTGAAATGCTAAAACCTAAACTTGAAAACAGCTATTATAAAACTGTAAACATGtgcttgatttttttctagaaactttagcttttgttctgttttggtcTAAgtctggaaaaacagaaaagaaacaaactgtaTGACAGCAGGCAAATGCTAAGTACACTGATGTGTAACAGATAAGTCAGACTCTTAAGAACTTAAAATCCTAGGGAAATCCTTTTCTAAAATGGTAAGAGTTACAGTTTAAGATTATGAACAAAAACAGAACAGCACAATCCAGATAGCCTAGGATCTAACGTCTTAGAGAATCAATGTTTGTAGCTATGCAAAGTTTGTACTTTAAATATAGGCAATGGATTAGTAGTATTTCAAATACTGAACCAAAGCCAGGCATCAGTCTCCTTGCTAAGTCATCTGAAGCTGAGACATTTGTCCTGTTAATATCCTCTACagtccttttttttccctgttggGGAGGGAGTGGGTGAAGTAGACAGTTAATGGTGCTTTTTGCCTCCAGATGCAGTGCTTTCCCTGGTTCCCATGGGAAACACTGGGAAATTCAGGGGAGAATTTCAGCAGAATGTTGCGGtaaagaagggaaaagaggagggatGATCCAGTGAGGTAGGAGGGGTGGAGAGAGATCTGGACACTGCAGCTTGGCTGCTGAAGACTGGCAGCCGGCTGGCATGGAGTAATTGTCTATCTGAATATCCCAATCTGAAAAAACGAGGATGTTTGAGATTGTCTGAGCTTTCAGCTCCAAGATTCTGTGAAAATAAATCAgcccagagaaggaagagaaaaaaggaaaagatctaAATTTTAAACATCAATTGTCACAatacacaagaaataaaaatactaatgatGATGTCAATTTTAAATTACTGAGGACTTTCTGTGGCCTAAATATTGTTCTAAGCCTTTAAAACGTATTAACTTATTTAACCCTATGAAAGAAGTATTGCAATCCTCCCCATTTCTCAgaagaggacactgaggcacacagaggtaTAAAGTTAACAACGGGTCCAAGTGTTTTTGACTGAAGAGCCTGTATCCCCTTTTGTGAAATACACATGAATCACGATAGAGCCACTTTAGCATATCATTCAAAATTAATTCAGAACAACAAAGAAAGTCAGTACCACAGTGTTTCAGAAACCATTATAGTTTTCTCAAAGAAGGCAGTAAGCAGTGCCAGATGGGCTAGATGGGGGAAAAGGAATAGGAAGATGGAATCAGAAgcctttttgtttcttaaaacatAGCCAAGCCACAAAATAGGTGtagtcttttcctttctcttaaaaatcaagaaagaaaatagagggtTAAATTCTTTCTGGTATCCTTTCACATACAACTAATGATGCGGTTATTGCCGGTATGCGTTTTTGAGATCTGCCATTAGTACTTCTGAATTGTTCAGAATAGCTGGCTGGATTTGGGTCAGGAAATGATTCTGGTCCCAGCTAGAAAGGACCTCACATTCCCATATGCAAAAAAACAGTGGCTGAGTACCAGGTACCAGAAGTAAAACAAGTACTAACCTCAGTCAGGATTTTGCAAGCAGGTATTAACTAGAACTTAGGGAAAGGCACGCTAGTGACTTAGACTTCTTCCCACTGCTTTTCTTCCCCTCAAATGGCTCACCCGGGCTATGTGCCCGGCACTGTGGGTGCATCATAAAGACCTGTTTATAAAAGCCACTTCTTAAGtacttcttttctaaaatgtatttgtaaaccATCTTTAAAAGGTGACcttacttcattttcttccttttacctactattttcattaagaataaaatcatttaaaaacctATAATGCTATTAAAATTCTTTATCAGACACTGTAGCTGGAATTTGAAATGTCTAAATCTCCTAACTAGGTACATTTCCACTTTACAGACAGTCTCAGCATATGCTGAGTTTTCTTTATGCCCGGTATCAACACCACCCGTCGTATCACTTCAAGGCCTGGCGGGAGCTTTTCCCTTCCCGGGCTACAGCATCCTCAGCTGCTTGGGCCTGGGGAAGCGGGAGTACTCAGATGTGTTCTAAAGCAAAGCCTTTTGTTTACTTACACTTTCTTTCCCTCAATTCTGATTTTGTCTTCTTTCCTTAGGGTTATTTGGTTCTCTACTGCACAGAATAGATAAGAGTTCTGACATCCATCATAGTAAAGCATCAGGATTTTCTAAGAGGACAGAGTTAACAGTAATATCATGGCCTCGGCAGGACTCCAGCTCCTTGCTTTCATCCTGGCCTTATCTGGGGTCTCTGGAGTGCTCACAGCCACTCTGCTGCCCAACTGGAAGGTGAATGTGGATGTGGGCTCCAACATCGTAACAGCCATTGTGCAGCTGCATGGGCTGTGGATGGACTGCACCTGGTATAGCACTGGGATGTTCAGCTGTGCCCTGAAACCCTCCATTTTGTCCCTCCCCATCCATGTGCAGGCTGCAAGAGCCACCATGGTCCTGGCATGTGTTCTGTCTGCTTTGGGGATCTGCACTTCCACAGTAGGAATGAAATGTACTCACTTAGGAGGGGACAGAGAAACCAAGAGCCATGCTTCCTTTGCTGGAGGAGTCTGTTTCATGTCTGCAGGAATCTCCAGTTTAATCCCGACAGTGTGGTACACAAAGGAGATCATAGCAAACTTTCTGGATCTGACAGTCCCAGAAAGCAACAAACACGAACCTGGAGGAGCTATCTATATTGGATTCATTTCAGCAATGCTGTTGTTTATCTCTGGCATGATTTTCTGCACCTCTTGTATAAAAAGGAATCCAGAAGCTTGGCTCAACCCACCCACAGAGCAGCCTATCTCTACCACACAGCCGGAGAACAATTCCACACACAACCTGAAGGATTACGTGTAAGTATCTGCGTAATGCATACGAAATGGAACTTCTGGGTGCCAAATGGGACTTTcagatttataaaaatcaaaatcatgctTAACTTTCCCTGCAAAGAAAGCAGAATGTAAAATACTTTAACAGCTACAAGGTAGTTTAAAATGCCAATAAAACGATCATATACAATTATATCTGTCTGaagagttctttattttttctattatcgTTTCCAAGTTTTATTTAAGGATTTATAATTGAAAGAGGTTCTGATTACATTCAGAAGGCAATTAATtgacagcttttttcttttttaagataatTTGCTGAAACAGCTTTTGAACTGGATTTTAGAAAAGAACTAAGCTGCCAAGTATAAAAAGTACCTTGCCCTGGTGTTAACCAAGAATATTATCCACTTTGCTACCTGGTTGGCAACCACAGAGCAACCTGCTTCTGTTTTAAAGCTACAGTGTGTGAAAGTACATTAGGAATACAAGAGCTGGCTATTCCATTCAGATGCTGCCAAAACCATCCAACCCAAGTCCCTACCTCCTGTGACCAGccgtttctttttcattttagaaaactaGCTACATATATTTGTAAGAGCTGACAATATTATAACAAACTAAGATTAGGCAGAACTGAATAAAAGAAATTCGTAAATGATATCACAGTAAAGCAAAGCCAAACCAAACTAAAATCTCTAGGGCTCTTAAAGCATTAAGTGCAAGCTAAGTGATAACAACAAAAGTATGTTTTACAATGTTTCAGAACTCCCTTCTTCTGCTTCTAGCAAGAGGATTCTCCACAAATTAAGTTCAGTTATCCTGTAACAGTCTGGATTTACTACCATCTCACTTCTTCTCTCATTTATTAGTATTTGGATGATGAAAGTTATCTTTAAGCTGTCACTTTTTCTCTCAAATTTCATTCATGTTAATAAAAACattgttattttcttataaataagcTGTTTCAATTAAtgaatatcaaaatatattttaaagaagaatgcttttaaaatataaattatgataCATGATTCAAATATTTTAGCAAGAAAGTAAAACCTGGATTTTCTATAGGTGCAAAGGAAACACTGCACACTATTGTTTCTGTTAATTGAAGCTTAGTCACTGTCAATGATTCAATGGTAAAGGGGAAGAAAGACTATCTTTTTGTACATTAATAATTCAGGAAGTTGGAAGAATATCTTTTATGTAAGTAAATAACTTTCATTTGTGCATATAGAGTAAActaacatattttatacatattttactgGGTAGACATCATTCTCTTCTGAAACAATGTCATTAGCTATATGGAATCACTGAAATGAAAAGCTATTATCAGACATGGGAATTAGGAAGGGAATCATTTTGCAGAAGTTTAAATGATTGTTTAAAGTATGATTCTTTTTGAGTGgtcaaaatgttattttatacacAAATATCATATTAAAAAGAATTCTGACACAAAGAACGTTTTCATGCAAATTGATGTGACTTTTAAAACTGCTTTGACCCCATTAACAGTTCTTTCACTCTGCTTAATGTGGCTGGGTTCATGTAGTCTATGTAGCCTATAGTCCTACAGTAAAAGTTCTCTTTACATCTGCTATATCATtctatatatacttcaaaaaatatttttatttagctcTGGAATATTTCCTTCCTaagtagaaatagaaatgtttcaAACTCTCAGAAAACCAGTGATTTGATATGAAATAATGGCCCATTGTATTATTTGGAAATGGCAATCATGCAATAAATTATGTGGAGTCTCTCTATTCCTACAGGAATTCCTACCCTGCTGCATTCATTC contains:
- the CLDN20 gene encoding claudin-20, translated to MASAGLQLLAFILALSGVSGVLTATLLPNWKVNVDVGSNIVTAIVQLHGLWMDCTWYSTGMFSCALKPSILSLPIHVQAARATMVLACVLSALGICTSTVGMKCTHLGGDRETKSHASFAGGVCFMSAGISSLIPTVWYTKEIIANFLDLTVPESNKHEPGGAIYIGFISAMLLFISGMIFCTSCIKRNPEAWLNPPTEQPISTTQPENNSTHNLKDYV